DNA from Solanum stenotomum isolate F172 chromosome 3, ASM1918654v1, whole genome shotgun sequence:
TGTTGGCTTCCCCAAAGGGATCATCGATGATCCTTCTGATTGCGAGGGAGAACATATAAAAGGCTTTGGTGGAAATTGGATGGCCTCTAAGTTACCTTCAAGCATTTCAATTGCCTTACTCATTGATGGCCTTTGTGAGGGATCAGTTTGAATGCACCACAAGCCTACTAGTATCATCTTCTTAGCAATTTCTTCGTCTTCTTTGGTCGTGATGCATTGTATATTCAAGTCTTCATCTGTCACAAGGCATTGATAAGCCCAACGCGGGAAGTATATTTCACTATGATGACTTCTTTCAGCACTGTAGTTCCTCCTTCCTCCAACCATTTCAAGAATCATCATTCCATAGCTGTAGACATCGGATTTGTGTGAGACGCCTCCAAAATTTCTACTGAATACTTCCGGAGCAATGTAACCAATGGTTCCTCTTGCTTCCAACATTGATATCATGCTTTCTTTCTGAAGGCATAGTTTAGCTAAGCCAAAATCAGATATCTTGGGGCAAAAGTCTTCATCAAGAAGGATGTTGTGAGGTTTTATATCGAAATGCAGTATTCGTGCATTGCACCCTCGGTGCAAATACTCCAGTCCTCGACCTATCCCAAGTGCAATTTCGTACAACTTTTCCCATCCCAACTTAGAATCTTCACCATAGATGTGTTGATCGAGTGATCCATTGGGcatgaattcataaataagAGCTCTTTCTCGACCATTGAAACAGAATCCCAACAGAGTAACTATGTTCACATGTGAAGTTCTACTGATGCTTGCAACTTCGTTGATAAAGTCTTCTCCATTCCCTTTGGTAGAATTTAAAATCTTTACAGCAACAGGACGGCCGTTAAGGTTACCTTTATAGACCCCTCCATAACCCCCTTGTCCAAGTTTCTCTTGAAGTGAATTTGTCATTTTCCTAATGTCTGAATAGCTGTATACCTTAGGGGCAAGGGATCCATATTGCTTGAGGAAGGCCTCAACATTCTGATGTTCCCTCCTCTGCTTTGGTAACAAAAGGCAAGTAGCAGATAATTTCTTAAAGACAAACCAGTAGATCATGTAGCAGATTAATACTATTCCAATCCCAGCAGCAGAGATAACTGTTAACCAGATGAAAAAAGAGTCTCATCTCTATGTTGTGGGGACAATATAACATGAACAAGGTCAAAAAGACAATTACCTAGGGCTATCTTCACCGAGATATGTCTATTATTGCCTGTAATGCAGAGATAAGCAAGTGATGAATTGATATAAAACCATAATAAAGGATCTTCTGGTAGTATAACAAATCATCAACATCTATAACGAAGGAAGAAGATTTTGTTTTAGTCCAATGGAATTATAGTCAAACGTGTAAGACTTTTAGATTCTAGATTTACCATGACGACATGTTCTGCTTTGGAGTTGGATTCATTAACCGCGCACCACAGTGCCCTCTGTAATCAGGCATAATCTCGACCCTAGTGCAGAAaatgttgagaatataattaactagTAAAAATGTGTTTTCTCTAATAATTAAGTTTTAAGTTGAGATGATCACACATTTTATCAGGGTCGTCTCAACAAGTTTGGGGACCTTAAGCCAAACATTATAAAGAGACCCTATTTCTTTTAgttgataaatataaattgaataattataatgTAATCCTACGCCTTTTGAGTCGAGTCTGTCGCATATGACTTGCTTAGTGCGGTTTACATCCTCTGTGTGGTTTGCAGGTTATTACAGGGGGTTTACACAGTGCGCACAAAGTGCTCACCCAAATTACAGAGGTTATCGTGATTGCGGGTTATCCTGaggtccaaaaaaaaaagttggaataataaaacatgactcaaaattttaaaaatatgattagaGCTATCAATATGGGCTGGCGCATCTCATCCGAGCTAACCCATACATGCTTTAAAATTTGACGGGTCAGGCCGGGCTGACTCATTTTTTGTGTGGACCAGAAAATGGTCAGCCCAGCCCACAAGTACAGGGGATATGGGCTTTGCCGAGCCAgtcctcttttcttaaaaatatttttttttataatttataaattaaattataatttaaaaatattatcataaatatcgacaagacaatattacatggtgttagtgtTATTACTTGctaatcaaatacacaaataaaattatctttataatatttattaagtttgatttcaaagtaaaatcataaatagttaaatagaaatattaacctaattgtttttcAGTGATcataaaaatacacaaaaactATGATAATATTTCATAGGCTATGGCCTATGTAGTGAatccctagaaattttagggaatttttattttatatatttcatattttataaacataatttgtatttaaattataatatttcaaactttaaacagattttgagtttagactcttattatttttaaaactctattttatttttatttttaaattattttttatttggcccacgaGCCGGCCCTATcaatatttctcaagccccacaaattgGCAGACTTATTCAGGCCGGGCTAAAAAgcccttttcttaaatgggctccaaaaatcgtAGCTCAGCCCTATCAAATCAAGGGTTAGGccgggcctagcccatattgatgGCTCTAAATATGATGATATTAAAATAGTGTGACGATGAATTTGAtaagttaataaataatattaaa
Protein-coding regions in this window:
- the LOC125857745 gene encoding PR5-like receptor kinase; amino-acid sequence: MTNSLQEKLGQGGYGGVYKGNLNGRPVAVKILNSTKGNGEDFINEVASISRTSHVNIVTLLGFCFNGRERALIYEFMPNGSLDQHIYGEDSKLGWEKLYEIALGIGRGLEYLHRGCNARILHFDIKPHNILLDEDFCPKISDFGLAKLCLQKESMISMLEARGTIGYIAPEVFSRNFGGVSHKSDVYSYGMMILEMVGGRRNYSAERSHHSEIYFPRWAYQCLVTDEDLNIQCITTKEDEEIAKKMILVGLWCIQTDPSQRPSMSKAIEMLEGNLEAIQFPPKPFICSPSQSEGSSMIPLGKPTKPFIYSSSSSTLDSTEHLVI